A single region of the Vicia villosa cultivar HV-30 ecotype Madison, WI linkage group LG4, Vvil1.0, whole genome shotgun sequence genome encodes:
- the LOC131597040 gene encoding F-box/kelch-repeat protein At3g23880-like, whose amino-acid sequence MIISPATNIASSPVTLPDELIAEVLSLLKPKSLLRLKCVSKSWNSLISDPFFVNMHLIKSSRNPNIILFPEDFRNTSSIALLNPFLLLRSMLENPFLIPCSLLENPSIFLFPEDSKYKLMESYCHIIGSCNGLICLVYSPLRVDSPCRNELFLWNPATKWLSQKLASHDSKFEFKFSFGYDNLTDKYKVVAFRPNKVRVLTLGDNVWRNIQSFPTYPYHYTNVCVYLSNSLNWFALRGIRPYYHYRRANLSVQQFVIISLNLEIETYTQFQFPQGFDQVPIVPPIVCRLMESLCFSHYSMEYSIECSFVIWQMKEFGVQESWTKLLKFDYHNILHSVDHRVVSLLPLHVFENGDTLILARNLQQLICYNSRENRVVRQATFTNSIDLRWFKCQPLR is encoded by the coding sequence ATGATTATCTCTCCTGCAACCAATATTGCATCGTCGCCAGTAACCCTCCCTGATGAACTCATCGCGGAAGTACTGTCTTTGCTCAAACCCAAATCACTTTTGCGGCTCAAGTGTGTGAGCAAGTCATGGAATTCCCTCATCTCCGATCCATTCTTCGTCAATATGCACCTCATCAAATCTTCACGAAATCCAAACATCATTCTTTTCCCGGAAGACTTTCGAAACACTTCCAGTATTGCCCTACTCAATCCCTTCCTCCTACTACGTAGCATGCTCGAGAATCCCTTCCTCATACCATGCAGCTTGCTCGAGAATCCCTCCATCTTTCTCTTCCCGGAAGATTCTAAATACAAGTTGATGGAAAGCTACTGTCATATTATTGGTTCCTGCAATGGATTGATCTGTTTGGTCTATTCTCCCCTTAGGGTTGATTCTCCATGCCGGAATGAATTATTTCTATGGAACCCAGCAACCAAGTGGTTGTCTCAAAAGCTAGCCTCTCATGATTCAAAATTCGAGTTTAAGTTCTCATTTGGTTATGATAATTTAACAGACAAATATAAGGTGGTGGCTTTCCGTCCCAATAAGGTCAGAGTTCTCACTTTGGGTGATAATGTTTGGagaaatattcaaagttttcctaCTTATCCTTATCACTATACAAATGTCTGTGTCTATTTGAGTAATAGTCTTAATTGGTTTGCCCTTCGAGGTATCCGCCCTTATTATCATTATCGTCGTGCAAATCTCAGTGTTCAACAATTTGTGATTATCTCTCTTAATTTGGAAATAGAGACCTACACACAGTTTCAGTTTCCCCAGGGTTTTGATCAAGTGCCTATTGTTCCTCCAATTGTTTGCCGGTTGATGGAAAGTCTTTGTTTTTCTCACTATTCCATGGAGTATTCCATAGAGTGTAGTTTTGTTATATGGCAGATGAAGGAATTCGGAGTCCAAGAGTCTTGGACGAAATTGCTTAAATTTGATTATCATAATATACTTCATAGTGTTGACCACAGAGTTGTTAGTTTGTTGCCATTGCATGTTTTTGAGAATGGAGATACGCTCATATTGGCACGCAATCTTCAACAACTAATTTGCTATAATTCCAGAGAAAATAGAGTAGTAAGGCAAGCTACATTTACAAATAGCATAGACTTACGTTGGTTTAAATGTCAACCATTGCGTTGA
- the LOC131597041 gene encoding F-box/kelch-repeat protein At3g23880-like has product MIISPAKLHCETIASSPVTLLEELIAEVLSSLKVKSLLRFKCVNKSWNSLISDPVFVKMHFIKSSRNLNIMFFPPTVVTTNRISLHNPSILRSLLENTSINLFPNDNKYKLMKRIFHIIGTCNGLTCLVSTRETEFYLWNPATRRLSQKLASFHHDSKPRFNFSFGYDNLTHKYKVVAFRPNKVAVLTLGDNVWKSIQSFPTYPYNYTSIHTNTGVYLNNSLNWFALRGIRRSYYHYRYTDLSVQQFVIISLDLGIETYTQFQFPHGFYQVPVAAPIVCVLMECLCFSHYSIECNFVIWQMKEFGVQESWTKLLKFDYHNILHTDDHRVVSLLPLHVFENGDMLLLAHNLNQLICYNWRESRVVRQATVTNSLRLRWFNVNHCVESLLSTYI; this is encoded by the coding sequence ATGATTATCTCTCCGGCAAAGCTCCATTGTGAAACCATTGCGTCGTCGCCGGTAACCTTGCTGGAAGAACTTATTGCAGAGGTACTATCCTCGCTTAAAGTGAAATCACTTTTGCGATTCAAATGTGTCAACAAGTCTTGGAACTCACTCATCTCTGATCCAGTCTTCGTTAAAATGCACTTCATCAAATCTTCACGAAACCTTAACATCATGTTTTTCCCGCCAACCGTTGTGACCACTAATAGAATCTCCCTACACAATCCTTCCATACTACGCAGTTTGCTAGAGAATACCTCCATCAATCTCTTCCCAAATGATAATAAATACAAGTTGATGAAAAGGATCTTTCACATTATTGGTACCTGCAATGGATTGACCTGTTTGGTTAGTACTCGCGAGACTGAATTCTATCTATGGAACCCAGCAACCAGGCGGTTGTCTCAAAAACTAGCCTCTTTTCACCATGATTCAAAACCCAGGTTTAACTTCTCATTTGGTTATGATAATTTAACCCACAAATATAAGGTGGTGGCTTTCCGTCCCAATAAGGTCGCAGTTCTCACTTTGGGTGATAATGTTTGGaaaagtattcaaagttttcctaCGTATCCTTATAACTATACTAGCATCCATACAAATACTGGTGTCTATTTGAATAACAGTCTTAATTGGTTTGCCCTTCGAGGTATCCGCCGCTCTTATTATCATTATCGTTATACAGATCTTAGTGTTCAACAATTTGTGATTATCTCTCTTGATTTGGGAATAGAGACCTACACACAATTTCAGTTCCCCCATGGTTTTTATCAAGTGCCGGTTGCTGCACCAATTGTTTGCGTGTTGATGGAATGTCTTTGTTTTTCTCACTATTCCATTGAGTGTAATTTTGTTATATGGCAGATGAAGGAATTCGGAGTCCAAGAGTCTTGGACGAAATTGCTTAAATTTGATTATCATAATATACTTCATACTGATGACCATAGAGTTGTTAGTTTGTTGCCATTGCATGTTTTTGAGAATGGAGATATGCTCTTATTGGCACACAATCTTAACCAACTAATTTGCTATAATTGGAGAGAAAGTAGAGTAGTTAGGCAAGCTACAGTTACAAATAGCTTACGCTTACGTTGGTTTAATGTCAACCATTGCGTTGAAAGTTTGCTTTCAACGTATATTTGA